In one window of Streptomyces sp. NBC_01224 DNA:
- a CDS encoding alcohol dehydrogenase, giving the protein MSVYRAAQVTAAGGPFEIVEREMPQPGPCHVRVAVDACGVCHSDSLFVDDAVPGVRFPLVPGHEIAGRIEELGEGTQNAWQVGDRVAVGWFGGSCGHCTPCRQGDFVVCRNLKVPGWAYDGGYAETVIAPSDALARIPDTLAATDAAPMACAGVTTYNGLRRSSARPGDLVAVLGIGGLGHLGVQYAAAMGFETVAIARGAAKADFAKGLGAHHYIDSTADTSVADALQALGGARVVLATAANSGAITATVEGLAPRGELVVIGADPEPLGISPVQLLMSGKIVRGHPSGTAQDVQDTMAFSALHGIRPMIETVPLDWATEAYRKMMSGAARFRMVLTIR; this is encoded by the coding sequence ATGAGCGTCTATCGAGCCGCGCAGGTCACCGCCGCCGGCGGTCCGTTCGAGATCGTCGAGCGCGAGATGCCGCAGCCGGGCCCCTGCCACGTACGGGTGGCCGTGGATGCCTGCGGGGTCTGCCACAGTGACTCCCTATTCGTGGACGACGCGGTTCCGGGCGTACGGTTCCCGCTGGTCCCCGGGCATGAGATCGCCGGGCGGATCGAGGAGCTCGGTGAGGGGACGCAGAACGCCTGGCAGGTGGGCGACCGTGTGGCGGTGGGCTGGTTCGGCGGCAGCTGTGGCCACTGCACACCCTGCAGACAGGGCGACTTCGTCGTGTGCCGGAACCTGAAGGTCCCCGGATGGGCGTACGACGGGGGCTACGCCGAGACGGTGATCGCACCGTCGGACGCCCTGGCCCGGATCCCCGACACACTGGCGGCGACCGATGCGGCGCCCATGGCCTGCGCGGGAGTGACCACGTACAACGGGCTGCGGCGCAGCTCCGCCCGGCCGGGTGACCTGGTCGCCGTGCTGGGCATCGGCGGGCTCGGCCACCTGGGCGTGCAGTACGCGGCCGCGATGGGCTTCGAGACCGTGGCCATCGCCCGCGGAGCCGCCAAGGCCGACTTCGCCAAGGGGCTCGGCGCGCACCACTACATCGACAGCACGGCGGACACCTCCGTCGCGGACGCGCTGCAGGCCCTCGGCGGCGCCAGGGTCGTCCTGGCCACCGCCGCCAACTCCGGGGCCATCACGGCGACCGTGGAAGGGCTCGCCCCCCGCGGTGAGCTGGTGGTCATCGGCGCGGACCCCGAGCCGCTGGGAATCAGCCCGGTTCAGCTGCTCATGAGCGGCAAGATCGTCCGGGGCCACCCGTCAGGCACCGCGCAGGACGTACAGGACACCATGGCGTTCAGCGCCCTGCACGGAATCCGCCCGATGATCGAGACCGTGCCGCTGGACTGGGCTACCGAGGCGTACCGGAAGATGATGTCCGGTGCCGCCCGCTTCCGGATGGTGCTCACCATCCGCTGA
- a CDS encoding M4 family metallopeptidase — translation MRSTPSRRATATGALIAAAALLAVGVQTGTATATPGSATAAAATAGANHGALAKQLTPSQRAELIRKADASKAATAKELGLGSQEKLVVRDVIQDNDGTTHTRYERTFAGLPVLGGDLVVQETKAGATKSVTKASKVSSGQLKAVDMTADVAPAVAEKQALGLAKADGSKKTEADRAPRKVVWMTQGKPQLAYETVVGGLQEDGTPNELHVITDAATGAKLYEWQGIEKGTGNTEYSGQVTLGTAPSYTLTDTGRGNHKTYNLNHGSSGTGTLFTNSTDVWGNGNPSNAETAAADAHYGAAETWDYYKNVHGRTGIRGDGVGAYSRVHYGNNYVNAFWQDSCFCMTYGDGSGNAAPLTSLDVAAHEMSHGVTAATAKLVYSGESGGLNEATSDIMATAVEFYANNATDKGDYLIGEKIDINGDGTPLRYMDKPSKDGASKDAWYSGIGNVDVHYSSGPANHFFYLLSEGSGAKVINGVSYDSPTSDGLPVTGIGRAKAEQIWFKALSTKFTSTTDYAAARTGTLAVAGELYGTTSAEYKSVADAWAGINVGQRPGGGTDPGGTVFENTTPVAIPDGGAAVTSSVNVTGVTGNAPSTLKVGVDITHTWRGDLVIDLVAPNGTTYRLKNSSLSDSADNVQTTYTVNASSVAANGTWKLKVQDVYSGDTGKINSFKLTF, via the coding sequence GTGAGATCCACGCCCAGCCGTCGTGCCACCGCGACCGGCGCTCTGATAGCCGCAGCAGCCCTCCTCGCCGTCGGAGTCCAGACCGGTACGGCCACGGCCACTCCCGGCAGCGCCACAGCGGCAGCGGCGACCGCCGGCGCCAACCACGGCGCACTGGCCAAGCAGCTCACCCCGTCCCAGCGCGCCGAGCTCATCCGCAAGGCCGACGCGAGCAAGGCAGCCACGGCCAAGGAGCTCGGTCTCGGCTCTCAGGAGAAGCTCGTCGTCCGGGATGTCATCCAGGACAACGACGGCACCACACACACCCGTTACGAGCGCACCTTCGCCGGGCTTCCGGTGCTCGGCGGCGACCTGGTCGTCCAGGAGACCAAGGCCGGGGCGACCAAGAGCGTCACCAAGGCGTCCAAGGTCAGCAGCGGTCAGCTGAAGGCCGTGGACATGACGGCCGATGTCGCGCCCGCCGTCGCCGAGAAGCAGGCGCTCGGGCTCGCCAAGGCCGACGGCTCCAAGAAGACCGAGGCCGACCGGGCACCCCGCAAGGTGGTCTGGATGACGCAGGGCAAGCCGCAACTCGCCTACGAGACCGTCGTCGGCGGACTCCAGGAGGACGGCACCCCGAACGAGCTGCACGTCATCACGGACGCGGCCACCGGCGCGAAGCTGTACGAGTGGCAGGGCATCGAGAAGGGCACCGGGAACACCGAGTACAGCGGCCAGGTCACCCTCGGCACCGCACCGTCGTACACACTGACCGACACGGGCCGCGGCAACCACAAGACGTACAACCTGAACCACGGCTCCTCCGGCACCGGGACGCTGTTCACCAACTCCACGGACGTGTGGGGCAACGGCAACCCGTCGAACGCCGAGACGGCCGCCGCGGACGCCCACTACGGCGCGGCCGAGACCTGGGACTACTACAAGAACGTGCACGGCCGCACCGGTATCCGGGGTGACGGTGTCGGCGCGTACTCCCGCGTCCACTACGGCAACAACTACGTCAACGCCTTCTGGCAGGACAGCTGCTTCTGCATGACGTACGGCGACGGCTCGGGCAACGCCGCCCCGCTGACCTCGCTCGACGTGGCCGCGCACGAGATGTCGCACGGTGTCACCGCCGCCACCGCCAAGCTGGTCTACAGCGGCGAGTCCGGTGGCCTCAACGAGGCGACCAGCGACATCATGGCCACCGCGGTCGAGTTCTACGCCAACAACGCCACCGACAAGGGCGACTATCTCATCGGCGAGAAGATCGACATCAACGGCGACGGCACCCCGCTGCGCTACATGGACAAGCCGAGCAAGGACGGCGCGTCCAAGGACGCGTGGTACTCGGGCATCGGCAACGTCGACGTCCACTACTCCTCGGGCCCGGCGAACCACTTCTTCTACCTGCTCTCCGAGGGCAGCGGCGCCAAGGTCATCAACGGCGTCTCCTACGACTCGCCGACCTCCGACGGCCTGCCGGTGACCGGCATCGGCCGCGCCAAGGCCGAGCAGATCTGGTTCAAGGCGCTCTCCACCAAGTTCACCTCCACCACCGACTACGCGGCGGCCCGCACCGGTACCCTCGCCGTGGCCGGTGAGCTGTACGGCACGACCAGCGCCGAGTACAAGTCCGTCGCCGACGCCTGGGCCGGCATCAACGTCGGCCAGCGCCCCGGTGGCGGCACCGACCCCGGCGGCACGGTCTTCGAGAACACCACCCCCGTCGCCATCCCGGACGGCGGCGCGGCCGTCACCAGCTCGGTCAACGTCACCGGTGTCACGGGCAACGCGCCCAGCACCCTCAAGGTCGGCGTGGACATCACCCACACCTGGCGCGGTGACCTGGTCATCGATCTCGTCGCCCCGAACGGTACGACCTACCGGCTGAAGAACTCCTCGCTCTCCGACTCGGCGGACAACGTCCAGACGACCTACACGGTCAACGCTTCGTCCGTGGCGGCCAACGGCACCTGGAAGCTGAAGGTCCAGGACGTCTACTCGGGCGACACCGGCAAGATCAACAGCTTCAAGCTGACGTTCTGA
- a CDS encoding ABC transporter ATP-binding protein — translation MTSTTTTGPADRRDARKKPEGPSPADGAGDQFDRDDLPTPRGATRTLLMSLLRPHRGRVMMSALLLLIQQAAVQTGPLLVAYAIDSGVPAFRDKDYGPLIAVAVGYALCSVAAGAMQYAFIRASARINQDVLLDLRGRIFRHAQALSVDFHERYTSGRLISRSTTDVESLRELLSEGLQELIGVVLSFVSISLLLLWLDFGLGAVAVLSFVPLYLLVRLYQQRAGVLYAARSTAIAAVIVKFAESMNGIRPVQAFRRERINDRHFEDLNSTHAWKNGGALLEMARYVVGSRLVANTAVAGIVLWGAYRVASGTLALGVLAAAVLYLRRLYDPIDRLGMFLNSYQSAAASLEKIAGLLDQTPSVPETSNPRELPALTGDHPGREVVFDSVRFAYRTGGEVLPRFDLTVPAGQTVAVVGSTGAGKSTLAKLLARFYDPTDGRVLLDGTDLRDLAVPELRRGVVMVTQEAFLFSGTVAENIAIGSPDATREDIEQAAKAIGAHDFIAGLPEGYDTDVRKRGGRISAGQRQLVAFARALLANPAVLILDEATSSLDIPGERAVQRAMDTVLHGRTAVVIAHRLSTVEIADRVLVMEHGRIVEDGAPSELIGGTGRFAGLHRAWRESLA, via the coding sequence ATGACCAGTACGACGACGACCGGGCCCGCCGACCGGCGCGATGCGCGGAAGAAGCCCGAGGGCCCGTCCCCCGCCGACGGCGCCGGTGATCAGTTCGACCGGGACGATCTGCCCACTCCGCGTGGTGCGACCCGCACACTGCTGATGTCGCTGCTCCGGCCGCACCGGGGCCGGGTGATGATGTCCGCGCTGTTGCTGCTGATCCAGCAGGCGGCGGTACAGACGGGCCCGCTGCTCGTCGCCTACGCCATCGACAGCGGTGTGCCCGCCTTCCGGGACAAGGACTACGGGCCGCTGATCGCGGTGGCCGTGGGGTACGCGCTGTGCTCGGTGGCCGCGGGGGCCATGCAGTACGCGTTCATCCGGGCCTCCGCCCGGATCAACCAGGATGTGCTGCTCGATCTGCGGGGGCGGATCTTCCGCCATGCACAGGCGTTGAGCGTGGACTTCCACGAGCGCTACACCTCGGGCCGGCTGATCTCCCGCTCAACCACGGATGTGGAATCGCTGCGGGAACTGCTCAGCGAGGGGCTGCAGGAACTGATCGGCGTCGTCCTGTCCTTCGTCTCCATCTCGCTGCTGCTCCTCTGGCTGGACTTCGGTCTCGGCGCGGTCGCGGTGCTCTCCTTCGTGCCCCTGTATCTACTGGTACGGCTCTACCAGCAGCGGGCCGGAGTGCTCTACGCGGCGCGGTCGACGGCGATCGCCGCGGTCATCGTGAAGTTCGCCGAGTCGATGAACGGCATCCGTCCCGTCCAGGCCTTCCGCCGCGAGCGCATCAACGACAGGCACTTCGAGGACCTCAACAGCACACACGCCTGGAAGAACGGCGGCGCGCTGCTGGAGATGGCACGTTATGTCGTCGGCTCCCGGCTGGTCGCCAACACGGCTGTCGCCGGGATCGTGCTGTGGGGTGCGTACCGCGTGGCTTCGGGCACCCTGGCACTCGGTGTGCTGGCTGCGGCCGTGCTCTATCTGCGCCGGCTCTACGACCCGATCGACCGGCTCGGCATGTTCCTCAACTCCTACCAGTCGGCCGCGGCTTCGCTGGAGAAGATCGCGGGACTGCTCGACCAGACCCCTTCCGTCCCCGAGACGTCAAATCCGAGGGAGCTGCCCGCTCTCACAGGTGATCACCCGGGCCGCGAGGTCGTCTTCGACTCGGTGCGGTTCGCCTACCGGACGGGCGGCGAGGTGCTGCCCCGCTTCGATCTGACGGTCCCGGCCGGCCAGACCGTGGCCGTGGTCGGTTCGACGGGCGCCGGCAAGTCGACGCTCGCCAAGCTGCTGGCCCGCTTCTACGACCCGACCGACGGCCGGGTGCTGCTGGACGGGACCGATCTGCGGGATCTGGCCGTGCCCGAGCTGCGGCGGGGTGTGGTGATGGTGACCCAGGAGGCGTTCCTGTTCTCCGGGACCGTCGCCGAGAACATCGCGATCGGCAGCCCGGACGCGACCCGTGAGGACATCGAGCAGGCCGCCAAGGCGATCGGCGCACACGATTTCATCGCCGGGCTGCCCGAGGGATACGACACGGACGTACGCAAGAGGGGCGGCCGGATCTCGGCCGGTCAGCGCCAGTTGGTCGCGTTCGCACGGGCACTGCTGGCGAACCCGGCGGTGCTGATCCTCGACGAGGCGACCAGCTCTCTGGACATCCCCGGCGAACGGGCGGTGCAGCGGGCCATGGACACGGTGCTGCACGGCCGCACCGCGGTCGTGATCGCGCACCGTCTGTCGACCGTGGAGATCGCGGACCGGGTCCTGGTGATGGAGCACGGGCGCATCGTGGAGGACGGTGCCCCGTCCGAACTCATCGGCGGCACAGGCCGCTTCGCCGGGCTCCACCGCGCGTGGCGGGAGAGCCTGGCCTGA
- a CDS encoding TetR/AcrR family transcriptional regulator C-terminal domain-containing protein translates to MQTEPPYLGIAGEIRRRIVSGELAPGDRVPSTRAIVQEWGVAMATATKALSVLRGEGLVRAVPGVGTVVVERRAPGLAGPGSGPALSRERIVRTAIELADAEGLPAVSMRRVATTLSTSTMALYRHVPGKAELVRLMSDEVFGERRLGAAPHDWRSGLELAARWLRSVYGRHPWMAQAVASFTRPTASPHAMRYTEWVLHALAGTGLPPYTKLHIHLTLFAHVQGLAMAGDMETQARQDTGLSAAEWMVRNEPQFDAISASGDYPFLNSLFEHDEFELDLDELFEFGLQRTLDGVAMMIGETSA, encoded by the coding sequence GTGCAGACCGAACCGCCCTACCTCGGCATCGCCGGTGAAATCCGTCGCCGGATCGTCTCCGGTGAACTCGCCCCGGGCGACCGGGTGCCCTCCACCCGTGCGATCGTCCAGGAGTGGGGTGTCGCCATGGCGACCGCCACCAAGGCGCTGTCGGTGCTGCGCGGCGAAGGTCTCGTACGGGCGGTGCCGGGTGTCGGCACGGTCGTCGTCGAGCGTCGCGCTCCGGGGCTCGCCGGACCGGGGAGCGGCCCCGCCCTGAGCCGTGAGCGCATTGTGCGTACCGCCATCGAACTGGCCGACGCCGAGGGGCTGCCCGCGGTGTCCATGCGCCGGGTGGCGACCACGCTGTCCACCTCCACCATGGCGCTGTACCGCCATGTGCCGGGCAAGGCCGAGCTGGTGCGGCTGATGTCGGACGAGGTCTTCGGTGAACGCCGGCTGGGCGCCGCGCCCCACGACTGGCGGTCCGGACTCGAACTCGCCGCCCGGTGGCTCCGGTCGGTGTACGGGCGCCATCCGTGGATGGCGCAGGCCGTGGCTTCCTTCACCCGGCCGACAGCCTCCCCGCACGCCATGCGGTACACGGAGTGGGTACTGCACGCCCTGGCCGGCACCGGGCTGCCGCCGTACACGAAGCTGCACATCCATCTCACCCTTTTCGCCCACGTCCAGGGACTTGCCATGGCCGGCGACATGGAGACACAGGCGCGTCAGGACACCGGGTTGTCCGCCGCCGAGTGGATGGTAAGAAATGAGCCACAGTTCGATGCCATCTCGGCCAGTGGCGACTACCCGTTCCTCAACTCGCTGTTCGAACACGATGAGTTCGAGCTCGATCTCGACGAACTCTTCGAATTCGGCCTGCAGAGGACGCTGGATGGCGTCGCGATGATGATCGGTGAAACGTCCGCTTAA
- a CDS encoding ABC transporter ATP-binding protein, with translation MPEEHAEPKDRSTVRSLMRLWPYVKPVRKRLFGAALVAIVASCIGLVIPLVLKWIVDGPVAGRDPGGVWLGALYLLLLGLAEAALFGVRRWMVARPLAGVEAAMRADLYRHLQRLPVAFHDRWPSGQLLSRGTTDLMLVRMFLAFPLTFLLVNGTTILIGFIILLMQQWTLGLVLLAPVVPLVILCSVFETKYSLVARKAQDQVGDLTTVVEESVLGIRIIKGFGRHRSQALAFRALSQRLRSTELGKARLLAGIWAAITTIPELAIGAALVLGTVQVADGGLSAGTLVAFLSTALALRWPIESIGFLLAMSQESATATERFFEVMDVAEEDDTAADGRAPKDTAGRGEMVFEGVEFRYPDAEAGSVPVLSRIDLRIRPGETMALVGATGSGKTTLTALVPRLHEATAGRITLDGRDITAMPRQELRELVSVAFEEPTLFSASVGENVLMGAEGAGEEELRRALAVAQADFVYDLPEGIGTQVGEQGLSLSGGQRQRLALARAVVGRPRFLVLDDPLSALDVHTEALVEAALRQVLEETTAIVVAHRPSTVMLADRVALLSEGRITAVGTHQELLRGSTEYAWLMAGTGSPQEGALAEDAFPDPSDEDRLVPDVPAEKGRTR, from the coding sequence ATGCCCGAAGAACATGCAGAGCCCAAGGACCGGTCCACCGTGCGCTCCCTGATGCGGTTGTGGCCCTATGTGAAGCCGGTACGCAAGCGCCTGTTCGGCGCAGCTCTGGTCGCGATCGTCGCTTCCTGTATCGGCCTGGTGATCCCACTCGTACTGAAGTGGATCGTCGACGGCCCGGTGGCCGGCCGTGACCCGGGCGGCGTCTGGCTCGGCGCGCTGTATCTGCTGTTGCTGGGCCTCGCCGAGGCCGCGCTCTTCGGGGTGCGACGGTGGATGGTGGCCCGGCCGCTGGCGGGGGTCGAGGCAGCGATGCGGGCCGACCTGTACCGGCATCTGCAGCGGCTGCCGGTGGCGTTCCACGACCGCTGGCCGTCGGGGCAGTTGCTCTCGCGCGGGACCACGGACCTGATGCTGGTGCGCATGTTCCTGGCTTTTCCACTGACCTTCCTGCTGGTCAACGGCACCACGATCCTGATCGGTTTCATCATTCTGCTGATGCAGCAGTGGACGCTGGGACTGGTGCTGCTCGCCCCGGTGGTCCCGTTGGTGATTCTCTGCTCGGTCTTCGAGACGAAGTACTCGCTCGTGGCGCGCAAGGCGCAGGATCAGGTCGGCGATCTGACGACGGTCGTCGAGGAGAGCGTCCTCGGCATCCGCATCATCAAGGGCTTCGGCCGGCACCGAAGCCAGGCCCTCGCGTTCCGAGCCCTCTCACAGCGGCTTCGAAGCACGGAGCTGGGCAAGGCCCGCCTCCTCGCGGGCATCTGGGCCGCCATCACCACGATTCCCGAGCTGGCCATCGGGGCGGCGCTGGTCCTCGGCACGGTCCAGGTCGCGGACGGCGGACTCTCGGCGGGCACGCTGGTCGCCTTCCTCTCCACGGCGCTCGCGCTGCGGTGGCCGATCGAGTCGATCGGCTTCCTGCTGGCGATGAGCCAGGAGTCGGCGACAGCGACCGAGCGGTTCTTCGAAGTGATGGATGTGGCCGAGGAGGACGACACAGCCGCCGACGGCCGCGCGCCGAAGGACACGGCCGGTCGGGGCGAAATGGTCTTCGAGGGGGTGGAGTTCCGCTACCCGGACGCCGAGGCCGGCTCCGTACCCGTACTGTCCCGGATCGATCTGCGCATCCGCCCCGGCGAGACGATGGCCCTGGTAGGGGCCACGGGTTCCGGGAAGACGACGCTCACCGCGCTCGTGCCGCGGCTGCACGAGGCGACCGCGGGGCGGATCACGCTGGACGGCAGGGACATCACCGCCATGCCCCGGCAGGAGCTGCGCGAGCTGGTGTCCGTGGCCTTCGAGGAGCCGACGCTCTTCTCGGCGAGCGTCGGGGAGAACGTGCTGATGGGCGCCGAAGGCGCCGGGGAGGAAGAGCTGCGGCGGGCGCTCGCGGTCGCCCAGGCCGACTTCGTGTACGACCTGCCCGAGGGCATCGGCACCCAGGTCGGCGAGCAGGGGCTCAGTCTCTCCGGCGGACAGCGGCAGCGGCTCGCGCTGGCCCGCGCCGTGGTGGGCCGGCCGCGTTTCCTGGTGCTCGACGATCCGCTCTCCGCCCTGGATGTGCACACGGAGGCGCTGGTGGAGGCCGCCCTGCGGCAGGTGCTTGAGGAGACGACGGCGATCGTCGTCGCGCACCGTCCGTCCACCGTGATGCTGGCGGACCGGGTGGCGCTGCTGTCGGAGGGCCGGATCACCGCTGTCGGCACCCATCAGGAACTGCTGCGCGGCAGCACGGAGTACGCCTGGCTGATGGCGGGCACCGGAAGCCCACAGGAGGGTGCCCTTGCCGAGGACGCCTTCCCCGACCCGTCCGACGAGGACCGCCTTGTGCCGGACGTCCCTGCCGAGAAGGGCCGCACCCGATGA
- a CDS encoding MFS transporter, which yields MTSGPHIPAPPVSACGTGAPEPAAPRAGRREWTALGVLMLPLLFVSMDVSILFYALPAIGADLEPGSTQQLWILDMYGFVLAGLLITMGALGDRIGRRTVLITGTVLFAAASVAAAYAQSPGALIAARALLGVGGACLMPSTLALVRNLFHDPRQRSRAVALWTTVMATGISVGPVVSGALLEHFWWGAVFLVNLPAMALLLVLAPLLLPESRTPAEGRFDILSAVLSLAALLPLIHGIKELAKHGYQPLPTLGITAGLALGFVFLRRQARLVHPMVDLALLRRRAFGGSVLVNLLAMAATVGFAAFFSQYVQSVLDKSPFEAAMWSLVPSLGVMVAAPAGGALARRFDRGYVMGGGFLVSAAGFLSLTRIGTESPLWMTLAGSAVYAGGLVSAMTLANELALGAAPPERAGSAAAVLESGQELGGALGMALLGSVGAAVYGRGMSSPVPAVPDAARETLSGAVSVARQLPYQLRETVLLAAFRAFTHSMNMAAAGAAVAMAGAAVLSVALLRGTGSVPADGAGSGARTEEKRRPR from the coding sequence ATGACCTCAGGACCGCACATCCCGGCACCGCCCGTATCCGCCTGTGGCACCGGCGCGCCCGAGCCCGCCGCCCCACGCGCCGGACGCCGCGAATGGACCGCGCTCGGCGTGCTCATGCTGCCGCTGCTCTTCGTCTCGATGGACGTCTCCATCCTCTTCTACGCCCTGCCGGCCATCGGCGCGGATCTCGAACCGGGCTCCACCCAGCAGCTGTGGATCCTCGACATGTACGGCTTCGTCCTCGCCGGACTGCTCATCACCATGGGCGCGCTCGGCGACCGCATCGGCCGCCGGACCGTACTGATCACCGGCACGGTCCTCTTCGCCGCGGCCTCGGTCGCCGCCGCCTACGCCCAGTCCCCAGGGGCACTGATCGCCGCCCGGGCACTCCTCGGCGTGGGCGGCGCCTGCCTGATGCCGTCCACCCTCGCCCTCGTCCGCAACCTCTTCCACGACCCGCGGCAGCGCTCCAGGGCGGTTGCCCTGTGGACGACCGTGATGGCCACCGGCATCTCCGTCGGTCCGGTCGTCAGCGGCGCCCTCCTCGAACACTTCTGGTGGGGCGCCGTCTTTCTCGTCAACCTGCCGGCGATGGCCCTGCTGCTCGTCCTCGCACCTTTGCTGCTGCCGGAGTCCAGGACCCCCGCCGAGGGGCGGTTCGACATCCTGAGCGCGGTGCTCTCGCTCGCCGCGCTGCTGCCACTGATCCACGGCATCAAGGAGCTCGCCAAGCACGGATACCAGCCCCTGCCGACTCTCGGCATCACCGCAGGACTCGCCCTGGGCTTCGTCTTCCTCCGCCGACAGGCCCGCCTCGTCCACCCGATGGTCGACCTCGCACTCCTGCGCCGCCGCGCCTTCGGAGGATCGGTCCTCGTCAACCTGCTGGCCATGGCGGCAACGGTCGGATTCGCGGCGTTCTTCTCCCAGTACGTGCAGTCCGTCCTCGACAAGAGCCCCTTCGAGGCGGCGATGTGGAGCCTTGTGCCCTCCCTCGGCGTCATGGTCGCCGCCCCGGCGGGCGGTGCGCTCGCCCGGCGGTTCGACCGCGGATACGTGATGGGCGGCGGGTTCCTCGTCTCCGCCGCGGGCTTCCTCTCGCTCACCCGGATCGGGACGGAATCGCCGCTGTGGATGACACTCGCCGGGTCCGCCGTCTACGCGGGCGGGCTGGTCTCCGCGATGACGCTCGCCAATGAACTCGCCCTCGGTGCCGCACCGCCCGAGCGTGCGGGCTCCGCTGCCGCCGTCCTCGAATCGGGTCAGGAGCTCGGCGGTGCCCTGGGGATGGCGCTGCTCGGTTCGGTCGGCGCCGCCGTGTACGGCCGGGGCATGAGCAGCCCGGTGCCCGCCGTACCGGACGCCGCGCGGGAGACCCTGTCGGGCGCGGTCTCGGTGGCCCGGCAGCTTCCGTACCAGCTGCGGGAAACGGTGCTCCTTGCCGCTTTCCGGGCTTTCACCCACAGCATGAACATGGCCGCGGCCGGTGCCGCAGTCGCGATGGCCGGTGCCGCCGTTCTCTCCGTCGCCCTGCTCCGGGGCACGGGCTCCGTACCGGCCGACGGAGCGGGCAGCGGAGCCCGTACCGAGGAGAAGCGACGGCCGCGGTGA